In Antechinus flavipes isolate AdamAnt ecotype Samford, QLD, Australia chromosome 3, AdamAnt_v2, whole genome shotgun sequence, a genomic segment contains:
- the GTPBP8 gene encoding GTP-binding protein 8 produces MSVTGLSAALAGFVPRRALGVRAQMGPGAVSQVLRLPERQQKGLVFPLQELERCLVPGASTKLHVRTFDPSLEDIARAEAAFCPAPSHRIDYVSSAERLDHAPAPSRPEVCFIGRSNVGKSSLIKALFSLAPEVQVRVSKKPGHTKKMNFFQVGKYFTLVDMPGYGFKAPTDFVDMVEVYLKERPNLTRTFLLVDGVIGIQKADSIAIEMCEEFSMPYVMVLTKIDKASKGYLAKQVLQIQEFIDTQTQGCFPQLFPVSSVTYSGIHLLRCFLAHITGNLHINSS; encoded by the exons ATGAGCGTGACGGGGTTGTCCGCTGCGCTGGCGGGGTTTGTCCCGCGGCGGGCATTGGGAGTGCGAGCGCAAATGGGGCCCGGGGCCGTCTCCCAAGTGCTGCGCCTGCCTGAGAGGCAGCAGAAGGGGCTGGTGTTTCCGCTGCAGGAACTGGAGCGCTGCTTGGTACCTGGGGCAAGTACCAAGCTGCACGTGAGAACGTTTGACCCGAGCCTGGAGGACATCGCGAGAGCCGAGGCCGCCTTCTGTCCCGCCCCCAGCCACCGAATCGATTATGTTAGCAGCGCCGAGCGCCTCGACCACGCCCCCGCCCCCTCCCGCCCCGAG gTCTGTTTTATAGGAAGAAGCAATGTTGGAAAGTCATCTTTAATAAAGGCTTTATTTTCCCTGGCCCCTGAAGTTCAAGTCAGAGTTTCAAAAAAGCCG GGAcacacaaagaaaatgaattttttccaagttggaaaatattttactttggtGGACATGCCAGGTTATGGTTTTAAAGCACCTACGGATTTTGTTGATATGGTAGAAGTTTATCTGAAAGAACGACCaaa TTTGACCAGAACATTTTTGTTGGTAGATGGTGTTATTGGAATTCAAAAAGCAGATAGTATTGCTATAGAAATGTGTGAAGAATTTTCCATGCCCTATGTG ATGGTGTTAACAAAAATTGACAAAGCTTCCAAAGGTTATCTTGCAAAACAAGTTCTTCAGATCCAAGAATTCATTGACACTCAAACTCAGGGATGCTTTCCTCAACTGTTTCCTGTCAG tTCCGTGACATACTCTGGAATCCATCTGTTGAGGTGCTTTTTAGCTCATATAACAGGAAATCTTCACATCAATAGCTCATAG